One segment of uncultured Propionivibrio sp. DNA contains the following:
- the queC gene encoding 7-cyano-7-deazaguanine synthase QueC, with protein sequence MESSSLSGSPAVVLLSGGLDSATTLAIARANGHACYCLSLDYGQRHGAELNAAKRLASRLGAREHRVMKLDLAAFGGSALTDEQIAVPTEGVGSGIPVTYVPARNTIMLSLALAWAEVLGSRDIYVGVNAVDYSGYPDCRPEFIASFQAMANLATKAAVEGAALTIHAPLISLSKADIIRRGVSLGVDYAMTISCYQADEGGKACGLCDACRLRQEGFAAAGVADPTVYQG encoded by the coding sequence ATGGAATCATCTTCTCTTTCCGGCTCGCCGGCTGTTGTACTGCTTTCTGGCGGCCTTGATTCGGCAACCACTTTAGCGATCGCGCGTGCGAACGGTCATGCATGCTATTGCCTGTCGCTGGATTATGGTCAGCGGCATGGCGCCGAGTTGAATGCGGCTAAAAGATTGGCGAGCCGCCTGGGCGCGCGTGAACACCGCGTGATGAAGCTGGATCTGGCAGCTTTTGGCGGTTCCGCGCTGACCGACGAGCAGATTGCAGTACCGACCGAAGGTGTCGGGTCAGGTATTCCGGTCACGTATGTGCCGGCGCGCAATACCATCATGCTCTCGCTGGCGCTGGCCTGGGCAGAGGTGCTGGGCAGTCGCGATATTTATGTTGGCGTCAATGCGGTCGACTATTCTGGCTATCCGGATTGTCGGCCGGAATTCATTGCGTCGTTCCAGGCAATGGCCAATCTCGCGACCAAGGCCGCGGTCGAGGGGGCAGCGCTGACGATTCATGCACCACTGATCAGCCTTTCAAAAGCCGACATCATTCGTCGGGGGGTCTCGCTCGGTGTTGACTATGCCATGACGATTTCGTGTTATCAGGCAGACGAGGGCGGAAAAGCCTGCGGTCTTTGCGATGCCTGCAGGTTGCGGCAGGAGGGTTTTGCCGCGGCGGGGGTAGCGGATCCCACTGTCTATCAGGGTTGA
- a CDS encoding PilZ domain-containing protein, protein MNDDRRQYSRVAFHSVARLVLSLRALDTVVIDLSLKGALVRLPAGTTMAEGETGKLHVRLGDDSDMRISMDIESAHVEGRYAGLRCAAIDLDSVTHLRRLVELNLGDPELLDRELSSLIVETDAESEDPENPEGIKTEKN, encoded by the coding sequence ATGAACGATGATCGGCGTCAGTATTCCCGAGTGGCATTCCATTCGGTGGCAAGGCTGGTGCTCTCGCTTCGTGCGCTCGATACAGTCGTGATCGACTTGTCGCTGAAGGGCGCGCTCGTCAGACTTCCTGCGGGAACGACAATGGCCGAGGGCGAGACCGGCAAGTTGCATGTTCGTCTCGGTGATGACTCTGATATGCGCATCAGCATGGACATCGAATCGGCGCATGTTGAAGGGCGCTATGCCGGACTGCGATGCGCAGCCATCGATCTTGATAGCGTGACGCATCTGCGGCGCCTCGTCGAACTCAATCTGGGAGATCCGGAGTTGCTTGATCGCGAACTCTCTTCGCTGATCGTTGAGACCGACGCGGAGAGCGAAGATCCGGAAAATCCCGAAGGCATCAAAACCGAAAAGAATTAA
- the queE gene encoding 7-carboxy-7-deazaguanine synthase QueE, producing MVARNESLALRVSEIFYSLQGEASRVGLPTVFVRLTGCPLRCSWCDTAHAFTGGARMSPDAILDRVAEFGTRHVCVTGGEPLAQVACLQLLTALCDAGYDVSLETSGALDVSGVDPRVSRILDLKAPSSGETEKNLWTNLACLTVADEIKFVVADRQDYEWTRQVIRDNRLEEVCPLLVSPVQGAIDPQMLAEWVLADRLPVRFQLQLHKLLWGNMQGK from the coding sequence GTGGTTGCGCGTAATGAATCGCTGGCCCTGAGGGTCAGCGAGATTTTTTATTCGCTGCAGGGCGAGGCCAGTCGTGTCGGCTTGCCGACGGTATTCGTTCGCCTGACCGGGTGTCCCCTGCGGTGCAGTTGGTGCGATACCGCGCATGCCTTTACCGGCGGTGCGCGGATGTCGCCGGACGCGATACTCGATCGCGTCGCCGAGTTTGGTACACGGCATGTCTGCGTGACCGGAGGAGAACCTCTGGCTCAGGTTGCCTGTCTCCAGTTGCTGACGGCATTGTGCGATGCTGGCTATGACGTGTCGCTTGAGACTTCAGGTGCGCTGGACGTCAGCGGTGTCGATCCGCGGGTGTCCCGCATCCTCGACCTCAAGGCACCGTCGTCGGGGGAAACGGAAAAGAACCTCTGGACGAATCTCGCTTGCCTGACGGTGGCTGACGAAATCAAATTTGTCGTTGCCGATCGTCAGGACTATGAATGGACCCGGCAAGTCATTCGGGATAACCGGCTGGAAGAGGTCTGTCCCTTGCTCGTCTCGCCAGTTCAAGGGGCGATCGACCCCCAGATGCTGGCGGAATGGGTGCTGGCGGATCGCCTGCCTGTTCGCTTCCAGTTGCAACTACACAAGTTGCTTTGGGGTAACATGCAGGGTAAATAG
- the ybgF gene encoding tol-pal system protein YbgF, whose protein sequence is MATRRSRYLPALPALAVLLALSGLQPARAGVFDDDEARRQIRDLSAQTNERLDTLTKGQFDLVNQIQSLREENARLRGQVETLTFELESAKKRQQDFYVDLDGRLRKLETPSAATEGGEGKPADEARAAEPVKKVVDPAAESRDYEAALNFFKANRIKEAAAAFESFGRNYPDSTLAPNAQYWLGNAYYTLRDCKKSIDAYRVVVAKWPQHAKASDALIGVATCQHDIGDAKGAKATYESILAKYPGSSAAATAKQRIKK, encoded by the coding sequence ATGGCGACGCGCCGTTCGCGTTACCTGCCTGCGCTCCCCGCGTTGGCTGTGCTGCTCGCGCTCTCCGGCCTCCAGCCGGCGCGCGCGGGGGTGTTCGATGACGACGAGGCGCGTCGGCAGATCCGGGATCTGTCGGCTCAGACCAATGAGCGCCTGGATACGCTGACCAAAGGGCAATTCGATCTGGTTAACCAGATCCAGTCGCTGCGCGAAGAAAACGCGCGTCTTCGCGGTCAGGTCGAGACGCTGACCTTCGAACTCGAATCGGCCAAGAAACGACAGCAGGATTTTTACGTTGATCTTGACGGGCGGCTGCGCAAGCTGGAAACGCCGTCCGCTGCGACTGAGGGCGGTGAAGGAAAGCCTGCCGACGAAGCCAGGGCGGCGGAGCCGGTCAAGAAAGTCGTCGACCCGGCGGCCGAGTCTCGCGACTACGAAGCCGCGCTGAATTTCTTCAAAGCCAATCGCATCAAGGAAGCGGCTGCGGCGTTCGAATCCTTCGGTCGGAATTATCCCGATAGCACCCTGGCGCCGAACGCACAGTACTGGCTTGGGAACGCGTATTACACCCTGCGTGATTGCAAGAAGTCGATCGATGCGTATCGGGTGGTGGTCGCGAAATGGCCGCAGCATGCCAAGGCCTCCGATGCCCTGATTGGCGTTGCTACCTGTCAGCATGACATTGGCGATGCCAAGGGTGCCAAGGCGACGTACGAAAGTATCCTGGCGAAGTATCCGGGTAGCTCGGCAGCGGCAACGGCCAAGCAGCGGATCAAGAAGTAG
- the pal gene encoding peptidoglycan-associated lipoprotein Pal: protein MKQLAIPALVALLIAGCSSTPSGPEQGAAPVETRGGSSVATVNAGNIDSAKLPRELTDPKSILSKRSIYFDYDSYEVKGEYKDLVAAHAKFLSNNRQFKMLIQGNTDERGSREYNLALGQKRSDAVKKMLTVLGAREDQVESVSLGEEKPKNEGHDEAAWSENRRGDMLYSGEF from the coding sequence ATGAAACAACTCGCCATTCCCGCCCTGGTTGCCCTTCTCATTGCCGGTTGCAGCTCGACCCCGAGCGGTCCCGAGCAAGGCGCAGCGCCGGTGGAAACCCGTGGCGGCAGCAGCGTGGCAACCGTGAATGCGGGCAACATCGACAGCGCGAAGCTGCCGCGCGAACTGACCGATCCGAAGAGCATCCTGTCCAAGCGCAGCATCTACTTCGACTATGACAGCTACGAAGTCAAGGGCGAATACAAGGATCTCGTCGCCGCTCATGCCAAGTTCCTCTCGAACAACCGTCAGTTCAAGATGCTGATTCAAGGCAATACCGACGAGCGCGGCAGCCGTGAATACAACCTGGCGCTCGGCCAGAAGCGTTCCGATGCGGTCAAGAAAATGCTGACCGTGCTTGGCGCGCGTGAAGATCAGGTCGAGTCGGTCAGCCTGGGCGAAGAAAAGCCGAAGAACGAAGGTCATGACGAAGCGGCGTGGTCGGAAAACCGTCGCGGCGACATGCTCTACAGCGGCGAGTTCTGA
- the tolB gene encoding Tol-Pal system beta propeller repeat protein TolB, which yields MPRILSRLRASSLLLGAALAVFQLSAVAELSIEITGAGANRIPVAIADFGGDAGLSRALTSVVRGDLERSGLFRLVDTGNVAMNESTPPVFSDWKSRGADALSAGSLGRSADGRQEARFRLYDINKQIPLAGAAFVTSAPMLRAAGHRIADVIYEKLIGEPGVFATRIAYVVRSGPARYELFIADADGQNEQVALRSREPIISPVWSPDGARLAYVSFENKKPVVYVHSLASGQRNVVANFKGSNSAPAWSPDGRRLAVVLSKDGGSQIFTVNADGSGVQRVSYGSGINTEPVFSPDGESLYFTSDRGGSPQIYRSSLGGGDAQRVTFEGAYNVTPRISPDGKSLAFITRRDGAFRLAVMDLASRQVQVLTDSHKDESPSFAPNGRMILIATELGGRGVLSAVSIDGRIKQRLTISAGDVREPAWGPYIK from the coding sequence ATGCCCAGAATCTTGTCCCGTTTGCGTGCTTCGAGCCTGTTGCTCGGTGCTGCCTTGGCTGTTTTTCAGCTTTCGGCGGTGGCTGAACTATCGATCGAAATTACCGGTGCCGGGGCCAATCGGATCCCCGTGGCGATTGCCGATTTTGGCGGCGATGCCGGCCTTTCGAGGGCGCTGACCAGCGTCGTGCGCGGCGACCTCGAGCGGAGCGGACTCTTCCGCCTGGTCGACACCGGCAATGTCGCCATGAATGAATCGACCCCGCCAGTGTTCTCCGACTGGAAAAGCCGTGGCGCCGATGCGCTCTCGGCCGGCAGTCTTGGACGCAGTGCCGATGGGCGCCAGGAGGCACGGTTTCGCCTGTACGACATCAACAAACAGATTCCGCTGGCCGGTGCGGCGTTCGTCACTTCGGCGCCGATGCTGCGCGCTGCCGGACACCGTATCGCCGACGTAATCTACGAAAAGCTGATCGGCGAGCCTGGCGTTTTCGCGACGCGGATTGCCTACGTGGTCAGGAGCGGGCCGGCGCGCTACGAATTGTTCATCGCCGATGCCGACGGCCAAAACGAGCAGGTCGCCTTGCGTTCGCGCGAACCGATCATCTCGCCGGTATGGTCCCCGGATGGCGCGCGTCTCGCCTATGTTTCCTTTGAAAACAAGAAGCCGGTCGTCTATGTGCATTCGCTTGCCAGCGGTCAGCGCAATGTCGTTGCCAACTTCAAGGGATCGAATTCCGCGCCGGCCTGGTCGCCGGACGGTCGGCGTCTGGCAGTGGTTCTGTCGAAGGATGGCGGCTCGCAGATCTTCACAGTGAATGCCGACGGCTCCGGCGTGCAGCGCGTGAGTTATGGCAGCGGCATCAACACCGAGCCGGTCTTTTCGCCCGATGGCGAGTCGCTATATTTCACGTCAGATCGCGGCGGCAGCCCGCAGATCTATCGTTCGAGCCTCGGAGGAGGCGACGCGCAGCGGGTAACCTTTGAAGGCGCCTACAACGTGACGCCGCGGATTTCGCCGGATGGCAAATCGCTGGCTTTCATCACGCGCCGTGACGGCGCTTTCAGACTGGCGGTCATGGACCTTGCCAGCCGTCAGGTGCAGGTGCTGACCGATTCGCACAAGGACGAATCGCCGTCCTTCGCGCCGAACGGCCGCATGATCCTGATCGCAACCGAACTTGGTGGACGCGGCGTGTTGTCGGCCGTGTCGATCGATGGCCGCATCAAGCAGCGCCTGACGATTTCTGCAGGCGATGTTCGCGAGCCGGCCTGGGGGCCATATATCAAGTAG
- a CDS encoding energy transducer TonB, with the protein MDTPTPLPPEEETNVTALVLAAAVHLILIGALFFGVQWKSQPTAVEVEVWRSVAAPAPVVETPPEPPKPEPKPEPKPEPKPVPKIEPPAPVKPDIAVKDKEKPKKEEPKKPEPKREEPDWKKELEREQKQVQQQMQQQKAVQEQRARAEAEANMMSNLRAEQAAAARSRGLADYASKIRGKIKGNMNITGLSIQGNPEAVFKVTQLLTGEVLSVKLSKSSGNRALDEAIERAILKSSPLPKPDQASLFQRELELKYKPFDE; encoded by the coding sequence GTGGATACACCAACCCCTTTGCCGCCGGAAGAAGAAACCAACGTTACCGCGTTGGTATTGGCGGCGGCTGTTCACCTGATCCTGATCGGCGCGCTGTTTTTCGGCGTGCAATGGAAGAGTCAGCCGACGGCCGTCGAGGTCGAGGTCTGGCGTTCGGTTGCCGCGCCTGCGCCGGTGGTCGAGACGCCGCCCGAGCCGCCCAAGCCTGAACCGAAACCCGAACCCAAACCGGAGCCCAAGCCTGTCCCGAAAATCGAGCCGCCGGCGCCGGTCAAGCCGGACATCGCGGTCAAGGACAAGGAAAAGCCGAAGAAGGAAGAACCCAAGAAGCCCGAGCCGAAACGCGAGGAGCCTGACTGGAAAAAGGAGCTTGAGCGCGAGCAGAAACAGGTGCAGCAGCAGATGCAGCAGCAGAAGGCAGTCCAAGAGCAGCGCGCCCGGGCCGAGGCTGAGGCCAATATGATGTCGAATCTGAGAGCCGAGCAGGCGGCCGCTGCGCGGAGCCGCGGGCTGGCCGACTATGCGTCGAAGATCCGCGGCAAGATCAAGGGCAACATGAATATCACCGGCTTGTCGATCCAGGGCAATCCGGAAGCCGTCTTCAAAGTCACCCAGTTGCTTACGGGCGAAGTGCTCAGCGTCAAGCTGAGCAAGTCGAGCGGTAACCGTGCGCTGGACGAGGCCATCGAGCGGGCGATCCTGAAATCATCGCCCTTGCCCAAGCCCGACCAGGCCAGTCTGTTCCAGCGCGAACTGGAGCTCAAGTACAAGCCGTTCGATGAGTGA
- the tolR gene encoding protein TolR: MRERRLKNEINVVPYIDVMLVLLVIFMVTAPMMTTASIDVPSVGKAAQAPAEALQVNIRADQSLALSYPGKAERSMTRSELSAAILDAQRKNPEQPVLIVGDKNVKYEAVLSIMDELQRQQVKRIGLLVQPTGK; encoded by the coding sequence ATGCGCGAACGTCGTCTCAAAAACGAAATCAACGTCGTCCCCTATATCGACGTCATGCTCGTGCTGCTCGTCATCTTCATGGTGACTGCACCGATGATGACGACGGCCAGCATCGATGTGCCGTCGGTCGGCAAGGCCGCGCAGGCGCCGGCCGAGGCGCTGCAGGTGAATATCCGCGCCGACCAGTCGCTGGCGCTGTCGTATCCCGGCAAAGCCGAGCGCAGCATGACGCGCAGCGAACTGTCGGCGGCCATTCTCGATGCGCAACGCAAGAATCCTGAGCAGCCTGTGCTCATTGTCGGCGACAAGAACGTCAAGTACGAGGCCGTGCTCAGCATCATGGACGAGTTGCAGCGTCAGCAAGTCAAACGCATCGGGCTGCTGGTACAGCCGACCGGCAAGTAA
- the tolQ gene encoding protein TolQ has product MNVSQDLSILHLILNASAVVQFVMAILASVSFMSWYYIFRKWFTVREARTQTEQFERDFWSGGDLNSLYQSAVNNRHGTGSMERIFEAGFREFTKLRSQKNLDPKDVIDGSRRAMRATYQREVDNIDAHLAFLASVGSVSPYVGLFGTVWGIMHSFRGLSNVGQATLSAVAPGIAEALVATAIGLFAAIPAVVAYNRFSHEIDRLATRFESFMEEFSNILQRQMR; this is encoded by the coding sequence ATGAACGTTTCGCAAGATCTCTCGATTCTTCACCTGATCCTCAACGCTAGTGCCGTCGTGCAGTTCGTGATGGCGATCCTGGCGAGTGTCTCCTTCATGTCCTGGTACTACATTTTCCGCAAGTGGTTTACGGTGCGCGAAGCCCGGACGCAGACCGAACAGTTCGAGCGTGACTTCTGGAGCGGCGGCGACCTCAACAGCCTGTACCAGAGCGCGGTCAATAACCGCCACGGCACCGGCAGCATGGAGCGTATTTTCGAGGCCGGTTTCCGCGAATTCACCAAGCTGCGCAGCCAGAAGAACCTCGATCCCAAGGACGTGATCGACGGCTCGCGGCGTGCCATGCGTGCCACTTACCAGCGCGAGGTCGACAACATCGACGCGCATCTGGCCTTCCTCGCCTCGGTCGGTTCGGTCAGCCCGTACGTCGGCCTGTTCGGCACCGTCTGGGGGATCATGCACTCCTTCCGCGGCCTGTCCAACGTCGGGCAGGCGACGCTGTCGGCGGTGGCGCCGGGTATCGCCGAGGCGCTCGTGGCGACGGCCATCGGTCTGTTTGCCGCCATTCCGGCGGTGGTTGCCTACAACCGCTTCTCGCACGAGATTGATCGACTCGCGACCCGCTTCGAGTCCTTCATGGAAGAGTTCTCGAACATTCTGCAGCGGCAGATGCGCTGA
- the ybgC gene encoding tol-pal system-associated acyl-CoA thioesterase codes for MEHEQQLHAFTLPVRIYYEDTDAGGVVYYANYLKYLERCRTEWLRTIGHDQSVLLRDPCIAFVVRNIAVDYLKPARLDDQVVVGLELERVTRSQLFFRQNVRRANPDAKSGWDELIEARVQLVCVNAAQMKITSIPAFLRTQLEVIQ; via the coding sequence ATGGAGCACGAACAACAATTACACGCCTTCACGCTACCTGTGCGCATCTACTACGAGGACACCGACGCCGGTGGTGTCGTCTATTACGCCAACTATCTCAAATATCTGGAGCGTTGTCGTACCGAGTGGCTGAGGACGATCGGTCATGACCAGAGCGTGCTGTTGCGCGATCCCTGCATCGCCTTTGTCGTGCGGAACATTGCCGTCGATTACCTGAAGCCGGCACGGCTTGACGATCAGGTGGTCGTTGGTCTTGAGCTGGAGCGTGTAACGCGCTCGCAGCTTTTTTTTCGCCAGAACGTCCGGCGCGCCAATCCAGACGCCAAGAGCGGCTGGGATGAACTGATCGAAGCGCGCGTCCAACTCGTTTGCGTCAATGCGGCGCAAATGAAAATCACCTCCATTCCCGCTTTTTTGCGTACTCAACTGGAAGTCATCCAATGA
- the ruvB gene encoding Holliday junction branch migration DNA helicase RuvB: MIEVDPLSSGGAVSDRLIAAESKSSQEEAIERALRPKRLAEYVGQAKIREQLAIFIEAAKRRKDALDHVLLFGPPGLGKTTLAHIVAAEMGVGLRQTSGPVLERAGDLAAILTNLEPYDVLFIDEIHRLSPVVEEILYPAMEDFQIDIMIGEGPAARSVKLDLPPFTLVGATTRAGMLTNPLRDRFGIVSRLEFYTPEELTHIVTRSAQLLSVPAERDGALEIARRSRGTPRIANRLLRRVRDYAEVKAGGRITRDIADLALSMLDVDHGGLDLMDRKLIAAVIDKFGGGPVGVDNLAAAIGEARDTIEDVLEPYLIQQGFLQRTPRGRVATTAIYRHLGLEAPASSGQGEFWRGQ, translated from the coding sequence ATGATTGAAGTCGATCCTCTTTCCTCCGGTGGTGCCGTCAGCGACCGCCTGATTGCCGCCGAGTCCAAATCGTCGCAGGAAGAGGCGATCGAGCGTGCTCTGCGGCCCAAGCGCCTGGCCGAATATGTCGGGCAGGCCAAGATACGCGAACAGTTGGCGATCTTCATCGAAGCGGCCAAACGGCGCAAGGACGCGCTCGACCATGTCCTGCTCTTCGGTCCGCCGGGATTGGGCAAGACCACCCTGGCGCACATCGTTGCCGCCGAGATGGGCGTCGGCCTGCGCCAGACGTCAGGGCCGGTACTCGAGCGGGCCGGCGATCTCGCTGCCATCCTGACCAATCTTGAGCCGTACGATGTTCTCTTTATCGACGAAATCCATCGTCTCTCGCCGGTCGTCGAGGAAATCCTCTACCCGGCGATGGAGGATTTCCAGATCGACATCATGATCGGCGAAGGACCCGCGGCGCGTTCGGTCAAGCTCGATCTGCCGCCCTTCACGCTGGTTGGCGCGACGACGCGCGCCGGCATGCTGACCAATCCGCTGCGCGATCGTTTCGGCATCGTCTCCCGGCTGGAGTTCTACACGCCCGAGGAACTGACGCATATCGTCACGCGCTCGGCGCAATTGCTCAGCGTTCCGGCCGAGCGCGACGGAGCGCTGGAAATTGCCCGGCGTTCCCGCGGCACGCCGCGCATCGCCAATCGCCTGCTGCGCCGGGTGCGCGATTACGCTGAGGTCAAGGCGGGCGGTCGCATCACCCGTGACATCGCCGACCTGGCGTTGTCGATGCTTGATGTCGATCATGGCGGTCTCGACCTGATGGATCGCAAGCTGATTGCGGCCGTGATCGACAAGTTCGGCGGCGGACCGGTCGGCGTCGACAATCTTGCTGCTGCGATCGGCGAGGCGCGCGACACCATTGAAGATGTTCTCGAACCCTACCTGATCCAGCAAGGTTTTTTGCAGCGGACGCCACGCGGACGCGTCGCCACGACGGCAATTTACCGGCATCTCGGCCTCGAAGCCCCTGCGTCTTCGGGGCAGGGCGAGTTCTGGCGCGGTCAGTAG
- a CDS encoding AI-2E family transporter, with amino-acid sequence MYSTQKQILQIAIVALLLIGCIAVLTPFIGTLLLAIVICVAASPMRNALLQICRGRRNLMAALLCLLLMLLLVLPAAVLSGSLADGVELAIAYLRPFLESGLPVDVPTWMSDMPVIGGGISDYWHKLIASREEMNEVLRQFIAPTRKLALAAVSLFGQGLFQLALVIFFAFFIFRDADVYADAVRTASHKLAGAQLGERMFRLADGTVTGVMVGIVGTALAQALVAMVGFIVAGVPGIVILTVATFFFSMVPVIGATLIWGGAAVWLYEGGQTGWAIFMVLWGMFGISSVDNFLKPILISRTSSLPLLLIVVGVFGGVLVFGFIGLFLGPTLLALGQVLIREWLDHVDDDVSPVI; translated from the coding sequence TTGTATTCGACCCAGAAACAGATCCTGCAGATTGCCATCGTGGCGCTGCTGCTGATCGGCTGCATCGCCGTGCTGACGCCGTTCATCGGCACCTTGCTGCTGGCGATCGTGATCTGTGTCGCCGCCTCGCCGATGCGCAATGCGCTGCTACAGATATGCCGGGGGCGGCGCAACCTGATGGCAGCGCTCCTGTGCCTGTTGCTGATGTTGTTGCTGGTCCTGCCGGCGGCGGTGTTGTCGGGCTCGCTGGCGGACGGTGTCGAACTCGCCATTGCCTATTTGCGTCCGTTCCTGGAGTCCGGCCTGCCGGTCGATGTGCCGACCTGGATGTCGGACATGCCGGTGATCGGCGGTGGTATTTCCGATTACTGGCACAAGCTGATCGCCAGCCGCGAGGAGATGAACGAGGTGCTGCGCCAGTTCATCGCACCGACGCGCAAGCTGGCGCTGGCCGCCGTTTCCCTGTTCGGACAGGGGCTGTTCCAGTTGGCGCTGGTGATTTTCTTCGCCTTCTTCATCTTCCGCGATGCCGATGTCTATGCCGATGCCGTCCGTACCGCCAGTCATAAACTGGCCGGCGCGCAGCTGGGCGAGCGCATGTTCCGTCTGGCCGACGGCACCGTCACCGGGGTGATGGTGGGGATCGTCGGAACTGCGCTGGCGCAGGCCCTGGTGGCGATGGTCGGTTTCATCGTTGCCGGGGTTCCGGGTATCGTCATCCTGACGGTCGCGACCTTCTTCTTCTCGATGGTGCCGGTGATCGGCGCCACGCTGATCTGGGGCGGCGCGGCCGTCTGGCTGTACGAAGGCGGGCAGACCGGCTGGGCGATCTTCATGGTGCTCTGGGGCATGTTTGGCATCAGCAGCGTCGACAACTTCCTCAAGCCGATCCTCATTTCGCGGACCTCGAGTCTGCCCTTGCTGCTGATTGTCGTCGGCGTTTTCGGCGGTGTGCTCGTCTTCGGTTTCATCGGCCTCTTTCTCGGGCCGACGCTGCTGGCGCTCGGGCAGGTGCTGATCCGGGAATGGCTGGATCATGTCGACGACGATGTTTCTCCGGTCATCTAA
- the ruvA gene encoding Holliday junction branch migration protein RuvA, with amino-acid sequence MIGRLAGTLLEKNPPQVMVDVMGVGYEVDVPMSTFYNLPGLGEPVVLLTHLAIREDGHFLYGFGSESERFAFRQLIRISGIGARTALSVLSGLSVADLADAVARQESGRIIKVPGIGKKTAERLLLELKGKLADVVPTATRVVDDSHGDILNALLALGYNEREALAAMKPLPAGCGTSDGIRQALKLLSKV; translated from the coding sequence ATGATCGGACGTCTTGCCGGAACGCTACTTGAGAAGAACCCTCCTCAGGTGATGGTGGATGTCATGGGCGTCGGCTATGAGGTCGATGTGCCGATGAGCACTTTCTACAATTTGCCGGGCCTGGGCGAGCCAGTGGTGTTGCTGACGCACTTGGCGATTCGCGAAGACGGGCATTTTCTTTACGGTTTCGGCAGCGAGTCGGAGCGTTTTGCCTTCCGTCAGTTGATCCGCATTTCGGGGATTGGCGCCAGGACGGCACTGTCGGTCCTCTCCGGCCTGTCGGTGGCAGATCTGGCCGATGCCGTGGCGCGGCAGGAAAGCGGGCGCATCATCAAAGTGCCGGGTATCGGCAAGAAAACGGCGGAACGCCTGCTGCTCGAACTCAAGGGCAAACTCGCCGACGTGGTACCGACAGCGACGCGTGTCGTCGATGACAGCCACGGCGATATTCTCAATGCATTGTTGGCGCTGGGGTACAATGAACGCGAGGCGTTGGCGGCGATGAAGCCGCTGCCGGCGGGCTGCGGAACTTCCGACGGTATCCGGCAGGCGCTCAAACTGCTCTCCAAGGTGTGA
- the ruvC gene encoding crossover junction endodeoxyribonuclease RuvC, with protein sequence MTPSTRPRIRILGIDPGLRVTGFGVIEKVGSALEYVASGCIKSDGNASLPERLGTIHAGVRELVARYQPDQSAIEIVFVNVNPQSTLLLGQARGAAITGLVSGGVDVAEYTALQIKQAVVGNGKAAKEQVQHMIRRLLSLQGDPAPDAADALACAIAHAHGGQGIGALNVVGTRRRHGRLTQIKEKK encoded by the coding sequence TTGACTCCTTCAACACGCCCCCGCATCCGCATTCTCGGGATTGACCCCGGCTTGCGCGTGACCGGCTTCGGGGTCATCGAAAAGGTCGGCAGCGCGCTCGAATATGTCGCCAGCGGCTGCATCAAAAGTGATGGGAATGCGTCGCTGCCCGAGCGGCTGGGCACCATTCACGCCGGCGTCCGCGAGTTGGTGGCGCGCTATCAGCCGGATCAGTCGGCGATCGAAATCGTGTTCGTCAACGTTAACCCGCAATCGACGTTATTGCTGGGTCAGGCGCGCGGTGCCGCCATTACCGGTCTGGTCTCGGGCGGGGTCGACGTGGCGGAATATACGGCGCTGCAGATCAAGCAGGCGGTCGTAGGTAACGGGAAAGCAGCGAAAGAGCAGGTGCAGCACATGATCCGGCGGCTCCTGTCTTTGCAGGGCGATCCGGCGCCGGATGCCGCTGACGCCCTTGCCTGTGCGATCGCGCATGCGCATGGCGGACAGGGCATCGGTGCCTTGAACGTGGTCGGAACGCGGCGTCGGCATGGGCGGCTGACGCAGATTAAGGAGAAAAAATGA